The proteins below are encoded in one region of Styela clava chromosome 4, kaStyClav1.hap1.2, whole genome shotgun sequence:
- the LOC120326678 gene encoding M-phase phosphoprotein 6-like — translation MDLSIHVRRMKFMQRGQSEETNKSLQETSGKIINDEQWEIELPTLSEKCSKYDTVDITELCDLRYGRMSFQGFNKLTEKMTKYWNNEAVEDEERKSDEDSIGSISDEEMADRFTTLVGTVAKKYLNKKKVPKRSKGKRKLIDTEKGTFDAKQRKQDSSSFFIKPADD, via the coding sequence ATGGATCTTTCTATCCATGTTCGGAGAATGAAATTTATGCAAAGGGGTCAATCTGAGGAAACAAATAAATCACTGCAAGAGACAagtggaaaaataataaatgatgaaCAATGGGAAATTGAGTTGCCAACATTATCTGAGAAATGCAGTAAATATGACACAGTAGATATAACAGAACTATGTGATCTCAGATATGGACGAATGTCATTCCAAGGTTTTAATAAACTAAcagaaaaaatgacaaaatattgGAATAATGAAGCAGTTGAAGATGAAGAAAGAAAATCTGATGAAGATAGTATTGGTTCAATATCAGATGAAGAAATGGCCGACAGATTTACTACTCTAGTTGGAACAGTTGCAAAAAAATATCTTAATAAGAAAAAAGTACCGAAACGTTCGAAAGGCAAAAGAAAATTGATTGACACAGAAAAAGGAACTTTTGATGCAAAGCAAAGAAAACAAGATTCGtcatcattttttattaaaccTGCAGATGACTAA
- the LOC120326125 gene encoding adipocyte plasma membrane-associated protein-like produces the protein MAKSRSGNVHRRGPSKSGSSAQKITEESESPSRSKSSPQKIKKESESHKVSTLCQKLAFALALLVVTFAICLTFAHVNSPIAAVSVNDIHDVRQLKWTNVENNNLAHGRKLLNELPGPESIVVDEEGNWYTGLIDGRVVKIIKAGKEEQVVVDITASYDFAIGSKRKGKRPLGIRLSKSTLYFVDGYQGLFSIDIKTNQWKKIVGYDEVEPHMMFPDDLTISSNGKTIYFTDVSEKWDYDNVTFSIIEGECSGRIFKCDVQSKRIDLIYSGLCFPNGIELDRSENNLLVSENARRRVIVIDLESRNIVKTIKLPGGPDNIRRARNNGYWVAIPTPHHPTTDFIWAYPALRNIIASILGREGLFQLVDLNQGIIVKLTETFEPESIHYDVDGKVSKAITEASELDNGEILLGSFIQSGIVLLDGKSL, from the coding sequence ATGGCAAAGAGCAGATCAGGAAACGTACACCGACGCGGTCCATCGAAGAGTGGGTCATCGGCTCAAAAAATAACAGAGGAAAGCGAGTCTCCATCGAGGAGTAAGTCATCGCCTCAGAAAATCAAGAAGGAAAGCGAGTCTCACAAGGTTTCGACTCTATGTCAGAAATTGGCTTTTGCGTTAGCTTTATTGGTCGTTACTTTTGCGATTTGCCTGACCTTCGCACATGTCAACTCTCCGATCGCAGCTGTTTCAGTAAATGATATTCATGACGTTCGTCAATTGAAATGGACCAATGTGGAGAACAATAACCTTGCACATGGAAGAAAGTTGTTGAATGAACTGCCGGGACCCGAATCCATTGTAGTGGACGAAGAAGGGAACTGGTACACTGGACTAATAGATGGTAGAGTTGTTAAAATTATCAAGGCCGGGAAAGAGGAACAAGTAGTGGTTGACATAACAGCATCTTATGATTTTGCAATAGGGAGTAAACGAAAAGGCAAACGACCGCTCGGTATTCGTTTAAGCAAATCAACGCTTTATTTTGTGGATGGTTATCAGGGATTATTTTCAATTGATATAAAGACAAACCAATGGAAAAAAATTGTTGGCTACGATGAAGTGGAACCACATATGATGTTTCCTGACGATTTGACAATTTCTTCAAATggaaaaacaatatatttcacCGATGTAAGTGAAAAATGGGACTATGACAATGTGACGTTTAGTATTATAGAAGGAGAATGTTCAGGTCGCATTTTTAAATGTGACGTTCAAAGCAAACGCATCGATTTGATTTATAGTGGCCTATGCTTCCCTAATGGAATCGAACTGGATCGTAGTGAAAACAATCTTCTGGTATCGGAAAATGCTCGCAGGAGAGTTATTGTGATTGATTTGGAATCCCGAAACATCGTGAAAACCATCAAATTACCGGGAGGCCCTGATAATATTAGGAGAGCAAGAAATAACGGTTATTGGGTGGCTATACCCACTCCACACCATCCTACCACAGACTTTATATGGGCGTATCCTGCACTCCGCAATATTATTGCTAGCATATTGGGGAGAGAAGGTTTATTTCAACTCGTTGATCTTAACCAAGGAATAATCGTGAAACTCACTGAAACTTTTGAGCCTGAAAGCATCCATTATGATGTGGACGGTAAGGTTTCGAAAGCAATAACGGAGGCCTCCGAATTGGACAATGGAGAAATTTTGCTTGGTAGCTTCATTCAAAGTGGAATCGTTCTATTGGATGGAAAATCACTGTAG
- the LOC120325910 gene encoding adipocyte plasma membrane-associated protein-like, giving the protein MFPNDLTITSNGKTIYFTDISEKWDHDNVAFSTIEGECSGRIFKCDVKSKRIDLIYSGLCFPNGIELDRSENNLLVLENARRRVIVIDLESRNIVKTIKLPGGPDNIRKTRNNGYWVAIPVLHHSTTDFIWEYPALRNIIASILGRKGLLKLVDLNQEIIVKLTETFEPESIYYDLDGKVSKAITEASESDNGEILLGSSIQSRIVVLDGKAL; this is encoded by the coding sequence ATGTTCCCTAACGATTTGACAATTACTTCAAATggaaaaacaatatatttcacCGATATAAGTGAGAAATGGGACCATGACAATGTGGCGTTTAGTACAATAGAAGGAGAATGTTCAGGTCGCATTTTTAAATGTGACGTTAAAAGCAAACGCATTGATTTGATTTATAGTGGCCTATGCTTCCCTAATGGAATTGAACTGGATCGCAGTGAAAACAATCTTCTGGTATTGGAAAATGCTCGCAGGAGAGTTATTGTGATTGATTTGGAATCCCGAAACATCGTGAAAACCATCAAATTACCGGGAGGCCCTGATAATATTAGAAAAACAAGAAATAACGGTTATTGGGTGGCTATACCCGTTCTACATCATTCTACCACGGACTTTATATGGGAGTATCCTGCACTTCGCAATATTATTGCTAGCATATTGGGGAGAAAAGGTTTACTTAAACTCGTTGATCTTAATCAAGAAATAATCGTGAAACTCACTGAAACTTTTGAGCCTGAAAGCATTTATTATGATTTGGACGGCAAAGTTTCGAAAGCAATAACGGAGGCTTCCGAATCAGACAATGGAGAAATTTTGCTTGGCAGCTCCATTCAAAGCAGAATCGTTGTACTGGATGGAAAAGCATTGTAG
- the LOC120326842 gene encoding uncharacterized protein LOC120326842 isoform X1: protein MTLHNSTVFKLLPAAMAVAVLTLAAKTTAFGVFIFVAGHLQQIGQQGPIIRGQIEEFQALISGYSFYYDFVIRGKPVIFRQVQKTSMLGNVTFMRKNFGSVRGEVDHRKEWKRGGFEFVPRSVMTFSNFLDRFETEDLYWDEMIPMNHTILKNIPFPLPINCEEITATIQYINLMMSSGGVSYLLHDDDADNMFYLLSGEKTWLIANSSFKSQAYVGAVPHRPGFSPVVPDAVDLSKFPKMSEVEFHEVKLKAGDLLYVPRNWPHYVRSYASPNIAINVWFGGKHYLSFVPDDLRCTRQRKSPKHLLRTQEFV from the exons ATGACGTTACATAATAGTACGGTGTTCAAACTACTGCCTGCTGCCATGGCTGTGGCGGTGTTGACGCTCGCGGCAAAGACGACGGCATTTGGTG TTTTTATTTTCGTAGCTGGTCATCTGCAGCAAATTGGTCAGCAAGGTCCAATTATTCGAGGACAAATAGAAGAATTCCAAGCATTGATATCTGGTTACTCGTTTTATTACGATTTCGTCATTCGTGGAAAACCGGTTATATTTCGACAGGTTCAGAAAACCAGTATG CTTGGAAATGTGACCTTCATGAGAAAGAATTTTGGGTCTGTTCGAGGTGAAGTCGATCACCGCAAGGAATGGAAAAGAGGGGGGTTCGAATTTGTTCCTCGAAGCGTCATGACGTTCAG CAATTTTCTTGATCGGTTTGAAACGGAAGATCTATACTGGGATGAGATGATACCCATGAAtcacacaattttgaaaaatatacctTTCCCACTTCCTATAAATTGTGAAGAAATAACAGCAACT atacaatatatcaatttaatgATGAGCTCCGGAGGCGTCAGTTATCTTTTACATGACGATGACGCTGATAACATGTTTTATCTTCTGTCGGGAGAAAAAACGTGGTTAATTGCTAACAGCAGCTTCAAGTCGCAG GCTTATGTAGGTGCGGTCCCTCATCGACCAGGATTCTCCCCGGTTGTGCCAGATGCTGTCGATTTGTCAAAATTTCCCAAAATGTCGGAAGTAGAATTTCATGAAGTAAAATTAAAAGCTGGAGATTTGTTATACGTTCCACGAAACTGGCCACACTAT GTGCGGTCTTATGCTTCTCCAAATATCGCCATCAATGTCTGGTTCGGAGGAAAACATTATCTTTCTTTCGTGCCTGATGATTTGAGGTGTACCAGACAACGAAAGTCACCTAAACACTTGCTCAGAACGCAAGAATTCGTTTAG
- the LOC120326842 gene encoding uncharacterized protein LOC120326842 isoform X2, protein MTLHNSTVFKLLPAAMAVAVLTLAAKTTAFGAGHLQQIGQQGPIIRGQIEEFQALISGYSFYYDFVIRGKPVIFRQVQKTSMLGNVTFMRKNFGSVRGEVDHRKEWKRGGFEFVPRSVMTFSNFLDRFETEDLYWDEMIPMNHTILKNIPFPLPINCEEITATIQYINLMMSSGGVSYLLHDDDADNMFYLLSGEKTWLIANSSFKSQAYVGAVPHRPGFSPVVPDAVDLSKFPKMSEVEFHEVKLKAGDLLYVPRNWPHYVRSYASPNIAINVWFGGKHYLSFVPDDLRCTRQRKSPKHLLRTQEFV, encoded by the exons ATGACGTTACATAATAGTACGGTGTTCAAACTACTGCCTGCTGCCATGGCTGTGGCGGTGTTGACGCTCGCGGCAAAGACGACGGCATTTGGTG CTGGTCATCTGCAGCAAATTGGTCAGCAAGGTCCAATTATTCGAGGACAAATAGAAGAATTCCAAGCATTGATATCTGGTTACTCGTTTTATTACGATTTCGTCATTCGTGGAAAACCGGTTATATTTCGACAGGTTCAGAAAACCAGTATG CTTGGAAATGTGACCTTCATGAGAAAGAATTTTGGGTCTGTTCGAGGTGAAGTCGATCACCGCAAGGAATGGAAAAGAGGGGGGTTCGAATTTGTTCCTCGAAGCGTCATGACGTTCAG CAATTTTCTTGATCGGTTTGAAACGGAAGATCTATACTGGGATGAGATGATACCCATGAAtcacacaattttgaaaaatatacctTTCCCACTTCCTATAAATTGTGAAGAAATAACAGCAACT atacaatatatcaatttaatgATGAGCTCCGGAGGCGTCAGTTATCTTTTACATGACGATGACGCTGATAACATGTTTTATCTTCTGTCGGGAGAAAAAACGTGGTTAATTGCTAACAGCAGCTTCAAGTCGCAG GCTTATGTAGGTGCGGTCCCTCATCGACCAGGATTCTCCCCGGTTGTGCCAGATGCTGTCGATTTGTCAAAATTTCCCAAAATGTCGGAAGTAGAATTTCATGAAGTAAAATTAAAAGCTGGAGATTTGTTATACGTTCCACGAAACTGGCCACACTAT GTGCGGTCTTATGCTTCTCCAAATATCGCCATCAATGTCTGGTTCGGAGGAAAACATTATCTTTCTTTCGTGCCTGATGATTTGAGGTGTACCAGACAACGAAAGTCACCTAAACACTTGCTCAGAACGCAAGAATTCGTTTAG